The DNA segment TGGTAGAAGAGAAATATTTTCATGCCTGCAAACATTTGCTAATTCATCATGAAATCTTGGATTTAAAAGTGAAAAATTATTTTGAATAGATTCAAATCTAGCAATATTTTTGTATTTACTTATTTCATTTGCTTTTGTAAGTCCATAAGCACTATCATTTGATGTTCCTATATATCTTACTTTTCCCTCTTTTACTAGCTCGTCAAAAGCTTTTAAACTCTCTTCTATAGGAACTATAGTATCAGGCCAATGCATTTGATAAAGGTCAATATATTCTGTTTGCAATCTTTTAAGACTTCCTTCAATAGCTTTTTTTATATGAAAACTATCAATTGCTGTAAGTCCATGTCTAATTGGTGGAACAAACCAACCACTAGCAGCTCCAGCAATTTTTGTTGCCATAATTACACTATCTCTTGATTTTGTTTTAAGCCATTTACCAACTATTTCTTCAGTTATACCAACTGTTTCTTTTCTAGGAGTTACAGGATAGAGTTCAGCTGTATCATAAAAATTTATACCTCTATCATATGAAGCATCAAGAATTTTAAAAGCCTCTTTTTCATTTGTAGTTGAACCAAAAGTCATTGTTCCCATACAAATAGAACTAACTCTAAGTCCAGTTTTTCCAATATATCTATATTCCATAAATAATCCTTCAATAAACAGTTTTAAATAAATAGAGATTATACCCTATTCCATTATACATATCTCTTTTTTTGCCATATGCTTTATTGTAGCAACTGCAACCAAAGTTACAATTAAAGTTGTAATCATTGCTAAAGTATAAGATAAATACATATAAAAATCTTTTTTTGTCAATTCATAAATTAAAATTGAACTTAAAGTTACAGCTGCTAATGGAAAAGTAAAAGCCCACCATGAAATAAAGAATTTTATTTTTACAAAATTTTTATACATAAATGCAACTAAAATAGTAAAAAATAGAGCTAAACTAAATAAAATTTGTGCAAAAAAATCTAAATTTCCAGTTAATTTTATATATGAGATAAATCCTATTGCAGGAGGTGCTATTAAAATAAACATTGTTGGCATAAATTTTGGAGCAAATGGATTGTGAAAAATTATTCTATTTAAAATTATTGAAAATAATATTATCCAGAAAAACATACCAATCGAAAAATAAAAAATTAAAATAGCATTATCTAAAAAACCAACTCCAGCAATAGGAACTATTAAATTCCCAACAATAGGAATAAACCAAGCTGGATTAGAATGAACTATTTCTAAATTATTATTTATCCAAAATCGAATAGTATAATATGTGAAAAATATATGTAGAATTGCTCCAAAATAAAAAAAACTTAATGAAGTTTCTAAATTATACTCTCTAAATGCAGCTGATAAAATTAACATTGATATTGAACTTGCTGCAAAAAAATTAATTCTTATAGGATGATTTAACTCTTTTAGTACTTCTTCTTTGTATTTTATAATTTTTAAGAAATAGGTAAAAAGAATTACAAAAAATAAAGTTGTAGCTATAATTAAAAAAGTTGTAGCAAACATAGAAGAAAATAAAAAAACATGATTTAATCTTTCAAAAACTAAAGTTAAACCTCCAAGCCCCATAACTGTTGCAAACATCATAACTGGAAAAA comes from the Aliarcobacter cibarius genome and includes:
- a CDS encoding aldo/keto reductase, producing MEYRYIGKTGLRVSSICMGTMTFGSTTNEKEAFKILDASYDRGINFYDTAELYPVTPRKETVGITEEIVGKWLKTKSRDSVIMATKIAGAASGWFVPPIRHGLTAIDSFHIKKAIEGSLKRLQTEYIDLYQMHWPDTIVPIEESLKAFDELVKEGKVRYIGTSNDSAYGLTKANEISKYKNIARFESIQNNFSLLNPRFHDELANVCRHENISLLPYSPMAGGVLSGKYNNDFFHDDVRFAIYLKEKNKRVQAMAHRFVNSKTLEATRKYLELAKEYGVSPVTLAVSYSKHFDFVASTIIGARVFEQLEDSFKAFDFRISDELLKKIEHIQKEILYPMG
- a CDS encoding SLAC1 anion channel family protein; translation: MNQEVIKAIPSNRLQFFPVMMFATVMGLGGLTLVFERLNHVFLFSSMFATTFLIIATTLFFVILFTYFLKIIKYKEEVLKELNHPIRINFFAASSISMLILSAAFREYNLETSLSFFYFGAILHIFFTYYTIRFWINNNLEIVHSNPAWFIPIVGNLIVPIAGVGFLDNAILIFYFSIGMFFWIILFSIILNRIIFHNPFAPKFMPTMFILIAPPAIGFISYIKLTGNLDFFAQILFSLALFFTILVAFMYKNFVKIKFFISWWAFTFPLAAVTLSSILIYELTKKDFYMYLSYTLAMITTLIVTLVAVATIKHMAKKEICIME